One part of the Bicyclus anynana chromosome 8, ilBicAnyn1.1, whole genome shotgun sequence genome encodes these proteins:
- the LOC128198313 gene encoding TRAF-type zinc finger domain-containing protein 1-like has product MDESETKTCENCKRDIPCVNFTTHAVHCARNLSVCPACKEPVPHAELPAHHDKMHKLPHARNLSVCPACKEPVPHAELPAHHDKMHKLRECPLALCMIRFSTRAQPQRVPRVQGARAARRAARPPRQDAQAA; this is encoded by the exons CAAGCGCGACATCCCGTGCGTGAACTTCACGACGCACGCGGTGCACTGCGCGCGCAACCTCAGCGTGTGCCCCGCGTGCAAGGAGCCCGTGCCGCACGCCGAGCTGCCCGCCCACCACGACAAGATGCACAAGCTGC CACACGCGCGCAACCTCAGCGTGTGCCCCGCGTGCAAGGAGCCCGTGCCGCACGCCGAGCTGCCCGCCCACCACGACAAGATGCACAAGCTGCGTGAGTGTCCCCTCGCTCTCTGTATGATACGGTTCAGCACACGCGCGCAACCTCAGCGTGTGCCCCGCGTGCAAGGAGCCCGTGCCGCACGCCGAGCTGCCCGCCCACCACGACAAGATGCACAAGCTGCGTGA